A part of Streptomyces sp. NBC_01497 genomic DNA contains:
- a CDS encoding 30S ribosomal protein bS22, whose product MGSVIKKRRKRMAKKKHRKLLKRTRVQRRNKK is encoded by the coding sequence GTGGGCTCTGTTATCAAGAAGCGGCGCAAGCGGATGGCCAAGAAGAAGCACCGCAAGCTGCTCAAGCGCACGCGCGTTCAGCGTCGCAACAAGAAGTGA